The proteins below come from a single Salvelinus alpinus chromosome 18, SLU_Salpinus.1, whole genome shotgun sequence genomic window:
- the LOC139544091 gene encoding anaphase-promoting complex subunit CDC26-like — MLRRKPTRLELKLDDTEEFECVKKELEIRKKQRDEVDVVGVATFSNMVGASVGTGDGKTRDQMINERIGYKPHPKPNTLPSLFGNLQF; from the exons ATGCTGCGCAGAAAGCCCACACGTCTGGAATTGAAGTTGGATGACACTGAggagtttgagtgtgtcaagaaagAGCTTGAG ATTCGGAAAAAGCAGAGGGATGAAGTGGATGTTGTTGGTGTGGCTACGTTTAGTAACATGGTGGGGGCCAGCGTTGGAACAGGGGATGGGAAGACACGGGACCAGATGATCAACGAGAGAATAGGCTACAAGCCCCATCCTAAACCCAACACCTTGCCCTCACTCTTTGGAAACCTGCAGTTTTAG